GCCGCGTCGGCGACCTCCGCGACCACGTCGCCCCGGCCGCCCCGCCACGGCGACGCGGCGACCGAGTAGGACGTGACGTCGCTGGGCCAGAGGCAGAAGCCGTCGTGGTGCTTGCAGGTGAGGACGACCCCGGTCATCCCCGCGCTCTTGAGGGCCAGCACCCACTGGTCGGCGTCGAGCCCCGCCGGGTCGAACAGCGCCGGGTCGTCGTGGCCCTCGCCCCACTCCCGGTCCGTCATGGTGTTCATGCCGAAGTGCAGGAAGCCGTAGAACTCCAGGGCCTGCCAGGCGAGTTGGCGACCGCTGGGCCGCACCCGGGCCAGGGCGCGTCCGTTCGCGGCGGCCGTGGTCACCGGAACCGCCGGTTGTAGGACGCGAGCAGGGCCAGCAGCCCCGCCAGCGCGGCGAGCATGACCAGGAGGCTGTCCCAGCCGACCGTGGTGCGCGCGGCGACGACGAGGGCGACGCAGGCCGCCGCGAGGAGCGCGCGGGCGGCGAGCGACAGCGCCGTACGCGTCGGTTCCTTCATCCTTTGCTTCATCCTTGGATCCCTTCCGCTGATGCGCGTGCTCAGCCCTTCACGCCGCCCGCCGCCATGCCCTCGACGAGCCGGCGCTGGATGACGGCGTAGAGAAGGAGCACGGGCACGATGACGATGACCATGCCGGCGTAGAGGCGCCCGTAGTCGGCCGCCGCCTTCTGCGCGGTGAACAGGTTCAACAGGCCGACCTGCAAGGTCTTGCCCTCGCCGGGGAGGAGGGTGAGGGCGATGATGAAGTCGTTCCAGTAGGCGAGGAAGTTGAAGAGGACCACCGTGGTGACCGCCGGACGGGCCATCGGGAGCATGACGGCGGTCATGATCCGGAAGCGCGAGGCCCCGTCCAGCGCGGCGGCCTCCTCGTACTCGACCGGGATCGACCGGAAGTACGCGGTGAGCAGATAGATCGTGAACGGGATCGACGTGGCCGCGTAGACGAGCGCCAGGACGGTG
The sequence above is drawn from the Streptomyces griseiscabiei genome and encodes:
- a CDS encoding DUF6903 family protein, which gives rise to MKEPTRTALSLAARALLAAACVALVVAARTTVGWDSLLVMLAALAGLLALLASYNRRFR